In Solanum pennellii chromosome 7, SPENNV200, the following are encoded in one genomic region:
- the LOC107024331 gene encoding GDSL esterase/lipase At2g04570-like, translating into MAHTSNTISLCLLIVQLFFMLPAKTNAKIPAIIVFGDSSVDSGNNNHIQTIARSNFMPYGRDFAGGRPTGRFSNGRITTDFISEAAGLKQIVPAYLDPAYNMSDFAVGVSFASAGTGYDNATADVLGVIPLWKQVEYYKEYQKKLRAYLGDTKANEVISEALYATSLGTNDFLENYYTMPQRRSQYTIDQFQTFLVGIAKNFVTNLYNLGARKISLGGLPPMGCMPLERTRNMGNGNECMESYNLVAVNFNEKLNGLVMELNKELPYIQVVLSNPYEPMLQMIKNPSSYGFEVASIACCATGLFEMGYACDRFNLFTCKDANKYIFWDAFHPTERTDRIIADHVVKTALSKFLA; encoded by the exons atggcACATACTAGTAACACGATATCGTTATGTCTCCTTAtagttcaattatttttcatgttacCTGCTAAAACAAACGCGAAAATTCCAGCGATAATTGTATTTGGCGATTCATCAGTCGATTCAGGCAATAACAACCACATTCAGACGATCGCTCGGAGCAATTTTATGCCGTACGGACGGGATTTTGCGGGGGGTCGACCGACAGGTCGATTTTCTAACGGGAGAATTACGACTGATTTTATTTCGGAGGCAGCTGGTTTGAAACAAATTGTTCCAGCATATTTGGATCCAGCTTATAATATGTCTGATTTTGCTGTTGGAGTTAGTTTTGCTTCTGCTGGAACTGGATATGATAATGCTACTGCTGATGTTCTG GGTGTGATACCCTTGTGGAAACAAGTGGAGTACTACAAAGAATACCAAAAGAAACTAAGAGCTTATCTTGGTGATACAAAGGCAAATGAAGTCATAAGTGAGGCATTATATGCCACAAGCCTTGGAACAAATGACTTCCTTGAAAACTACTACACAATGCCTCAAAGGAGATCTCAATACACTATTGATCAATTCCAAACTTTCCTAGTTGGTATTGCCAAGAATTTCGTCACAAATTTATACAATCTTGGAGCAAGAAAGATATCACTTGGTGGACTTCCACCAATGGGATGTATGCCATTAGAAAGAACAAGAAATATGGGAAATGGGAATGAATGTATGGAAAGTTACAATCTTGTGGCTGTGAATTTCAATGAAAAATTGAATGGATTGGTTATGGAGTTGAATAAAGAGCTACCTTATATTCAAGTTGTTCTCTCTAATCCTTATGAACCTATGCTACAAATGATCAAAAATCCTTCCTCATATG GGTTTGAGGTTGCTTCAATAGCATGTTGCGCGACAGGACTATTTGAGATGGGTTACGCATGTGATCGATTCAATCTTTTCACATGTAAAGAcgcaaataaatatatattttgggaTGCATTTCATCCAACGGAGAGAACCGATCGTATCATAGCTGATCATGTGGTTAAAACAGCTTTATCCAAGTTTTTAGCATGA